From a region of the Haematobia irritans isolate KBUSLIRL chromosome 4, ASM5000362v1, whole genome shotgun sequence genome:
- the LOC142234283 gene encoding pupal cuticle protein Edg-78E-like, which yields MAKLFICCLVALCAVALARPDQYDAAAQTRSFSSDIKEDGSYQYQYDTTNGIAAQEAGVGGYYASGSSAYYAPDGQLITLTYTADENGFHPAGDHLPTPPPIPAAILKSLEYIRTHPSQEERQGGVQLKQGQQQRFHH from the exons ATGGCCAAATTG TTCATTTGCTGTTTAGTCGCCCTTTGCGCAGTCGCACTTGCCCGACCAGATCAATACGACGCTGCAGCTCAAACACGCAGTTTCAGCAGTGACATCAAAGAAGACGGCAGCTATCAGTATCAATATGATACCACCAATGGTATTGCCGCTCAAGAGGCCGGTGTTGGAGGCTATTATGCTAGTGGTTCTTCAGCATACTATGCTCCCGATGGACAGTTAATAACTCTAACCTATACCGCAGATGAGAATGGCTTCCATCCAGCTGGTGATCATTTACCTACACCTCCACCCATCCCAGCAGCTATACTCAAGTCCTTGGAATACATTCGTACCCATCCCAGTCAGGAGGAGAGACAGGGAGGTGTTCAACTTAAACAAGGTCAGCAACAACGTTTtcatcattaa